The region CGGGGACCGAGGTGACCGTCATCGGATACGGTGCGGGCACCGGCGGGCCGGCCTCCTGCCGGGCGCCGGCGACCGCGTCGCCGTACGGCTTCCCCGAGGTGCATTGCGACGGTCTGGTGGCCGGGTTCTCCGGGGCTCCGTGGATCAACGGGTCCACGGTCGCAGGGGTGGTCGGCGGCCTCCACGGCGGCGGCTGCGCCGACGCGGTGTCGTATTCACCGCCGTTCGACGGCGCCGTCGACGCGCTGGTGGCCCGCGCCGAGGCCGGCGGCCCCGGAGACGAGGTGCCGGCGGCGCCGGACGACGGTTGTGACCCGACGGCGTGACCGGTGCCGGAACCGAACGAGTGCGCGCAGCCGGCCCGGATTCATCCCCAATCGCGGTTTCATCCCCAGTTCGGCGCCGGCGGACCGTCGACGGCCCTTCGACGTCGGCGGCTGTTGCCAGGTTGGCGGTATGGCCACATCAACTCGCCCCGAATCCCCGCTCGACCGCCCCGGTGCCCTCATCGCGGCGATACCCGCCGTCCTCGGCTTCGTGCCGGAAAAATCGCTGGTGCTCGTCACCGCCGCTGACGGCGAGATGGGTGCTGTCTTGCGTGCCGATCTCGACGGCAGGCTCGACGAGTCGCTGTCCTGCCTCGCCGAGTTGGCGGCGTCCTCCGGAGCGGAGACGGCGATCGCGGTGATCGTCGACGCGGAGGGGGCGGGCTGCCGGGTGTGCGCCGAGGAACGCCGCGACCTGGTGGGATGGCTGGCCACCGAGCTGGCAAGCCAGGGTGTGGAACTGACCTCCTCACACGTCGTCGCGGAGGTGGCCGCGGGCGCCGGCTGGTACTGCGGGGACGGTTGCGGGCGCACGGGCGTCGTCGACGATCCCGCCGCGTCGCCCATCGCGGTGGCCGCCGTGCTGGACGGCAGACGGCTCTACGATCGCCGCTCCGAACTCGTCGACGTCGTGGCGCCCGCCGACGAGGCGCACAGTGCAGCGCTCAAGCACCTGATCGAACAGTCCGCGGTGATCACCGAGCGCACCGACGCCATCGCGCGCGCCGACATCGAGCACGCACTGGCGTGCGCCGAACGGCTCGAAGGTGGCCGTCCGCTGACCGACGATCAGACCGCGCGGCTGGCACTGGCGCTGTCCGACGGCCGGGTCCGCGACACGTTGTATGCGTTGGCCGTCGGCGATCACGCCGGCGCGGCCGAGGCGCTATGGGCCGACCTGTCCCGGCGTCTGCCGGAGCCTTGGCGCGTCGAAGCGCTTGTCCTGCTTGCTTTTTCGGCCTATGCGCGGGGAGACGGCCCGCTTGCCGGTATCTCGCTCGACGCCGCGCTCAGGTGCCGGTCGGACCACAAGATGGCGGGCATGCTCGACCAGGCGCTGCGGTCGGGCCTTCGCCCCGAGCGCATCCGCGAACTGGCGCGCACCGGTTATCGGCTGGCCGGCCAGCTCGGCGTGCAGCTGCCGCCGCGCCGGTCGTTCGGGCAGCGAGCGGGGTGATGCGGGTCAGACCTTCTCGACCTTGACGGCGTGGGCCATCTCGTGGGGGAGCTCCACCTGCTCGTGGCCGGGGATGACGATCATGACGCCGCCGTGGTCGTTGACCTCCACGGTCACGCGTGCGTTGGGCACCACGCCGGCGTCCTTGAGGCGGGCGATCAGATCGACGTCGCCCTGCACGTGCTCGGTGAGCTGCCGCACGACCACCGCGACCGGCATGCCGGCGGGCAGCTCGGTCAGCCGCACCAGGTTGGCGGTCTCGTCGGTCAGGTCGTCACCGACTCCCAGCTCGGAAAGGCCGGGGATCGGGTTGCCGAACGGTGAGGTGGTCGGATTGTCGAGCACCTGCACGAGCCGGCGTTCGACGTCCTCGCTCATCACGTGCTCCCAGCGGCAGGCCTCGGCATGCACCTCTTCCCACGGCAGCCCGATCACATCGACCAGCAACCGCTCGGCCAGGCGATGCTTGCGCATTACGGCCACGGCCAGCGAACGTCCCTTGTCGGTCAGCTCGAGGTGGCGGTCACCGGCGACGTGCAGGAGGCCGTCGCGCTCCATCCGGGAGACGGTCTGGCTGACGGTGGGCCCACTCTGCTCGAGACGCTCTGCGATCCGTGCGCGCAACGGGATGACGCCCTCTTCTTCGAGGTCGTAAATGGTTCGCAGATACATCTCGGTGGTATCGACAAGATCGTTCATTCCACACCCTCCGTCGGACGCGAGTCTACCGGTCGACCCCCGTGAACAGCGCTGCTTCCTGCGGCGACACCGGCCAGACCGGATGCGCACAGCAGAAGGCCCGCCGGGCATTCCGGCGGGCCTTCTGTGCGCTGTTGCTCAGCTGGCGTACGAGCGGAGGCGGTCGGCGCGCTCACCATTTCGGAGCTTCGCCATCACCTCGCGCTCGATCTGGCGCACGCGTTCACGGGAAAGCCCGAACAGCTTACCGATCTGATCGAGGGTGCGCGGCTGTCCGTCGTCGAGGCCGAAGCGCAAACGGATCACCTGCTGCTCGCGCTCGTCGAGGGTGGCGAGCACGTAACGGATGTCGGTGTGCAGCAATTCGGAGATGACGGCGTTCTCCGCCGACATCGCTTCCGCGTCTTCGATGAAGTCGCCCAGCGGGGCCTCCTCGTCGCTGCCCACGGGCATGTCCAAGCTCACCGGATCGCGGCTGTGCTCGAGCAGGTCGGTGATCTTCTCGACCGGGATGCCGGACTCGGCGGCGAGCTCCTCATCGGTGGCCTCGCGGCCCAGGTTCTGGTGCATTTCCCGCTTGATGCGGGCCAGCTTGTTGACCTGCTCGACGAGGTGCACGGGGAGCCGGATGGTGCGGCTCTGATCGGCCATGCCGCGGGTGATCGCCTGCCGGATCCACCACGTCGCGTAGGTGGAGAACTTGAAGCCCTTGCTGTAGTCGAACTTCTCCATCGCGCGGATCAGCCCGAGGTTGCCCTCCTGGATCAGGTCGAGCAGCGGCATGCCGCGGCCGGTGTAACGCTTGGCCAGCGACACCACCAGGCGCAGGTTCGCCTCCAGCAGGTGGCGCCGGGCAGCCTCCCCGTCGCGCACCACGGCCGCGAGATCGCGTTTGCGGTTGTCGCCCAACCGCTTCCGCGTCTGAAGCAGATGCCGCGCGTAGAGTCCCGCCTCGATGCGCTTGGCCAGTTCGACCTCATCGGCTGCGTTGAGCAGCGCCGTCTTACCAATGCCGTTGAGGTAGACCCGCACCAAGTCGGCGGCCGGGCTCTGAGCGTCCAGGTCTTGGTCTACGCGGCTGGTGGTGGCATTTGCCATGACGGCCTCCTGATCGGGTGGAACTTTCATGAGCTACAACGCCCTGAGCCCGCAAAGAGTTCCCACCCTGGCGAGGGTTCACACCTTCTGATCTGCGGTTATCGGAGGTCGACCTGAGAATGTGCTGAGAAATGAGCGCTACGACGCTCAGCTCGGAACATTGCCTCAGTGCTCGTCTTCGCCGGGTTGCGGCGCGCTTCCGATAGCCGGCCGTTCCGCTGTGGGGAACAGCGGGATGCGCCGGGCGTTCTGGTAGCGCCGCGGTTCCTCAGCACGTCGGGGCGGCCGGTCGTTGGCGATCAGCACGGCCATCCACGGC is a window of Mycolicibacterium chubuense NBB4 DNA encoding:
- the sigB gene encoding sigma-70 family RNA polymerase sigma factor SigB, with the protein product MANATTSRVDQDLDAQSPAADLVRVYLNGIGKTALLNAADEVELAKRIEAGLYARHLLQTRKRLGDNRKRDLAAVVRDGEAARRHLLEANLRLVVSLAKRYTGRGMPLLDLIQEGNLGLIRAMEKFDYSKGFKFSTYATWWIRQAITRGMADQSRTIRLPVHLVEQVNKLARIKREMHQNLGREATDEELAAESGIPVEKITDLLEHSRDPVSLDMPVGSDEEAPLGDFIEDAEAMSAENAVISELLHTDIRYVLATLDEREQQVIRLRFGLDDGQPRTLDQIGKLFGLSRERVRQIEREVMAKLRNGERADRLRSYAS
- a CDS encoding DUF4192 domain-containing protein, producing MATSTRPESPLDRPGALIAAIPAVLGFVPEKSLVLVTAADGEMGAVLRADLDGRLDESLSCLAELAASSGAETAIAVIVDAEGAGCRVCAEERRDLVGWLATELASQGVELTSSHVVAEVAAGAGWYCGDGCGRTGVVDDPAASPIAVAAVLDGRRLYDRRSELVDVVAPADEAHSAALKHLIEQSAVITERTDAIARADIEHALACAERLEGGRPLTDDQTARLALALSDGRVRDTLYALAVGDHAGAAEALWADLSRRLPEPWRVEALVLLAFSAYARGDGPLAGISLDAALRCRSDHKMAGMLDQALRSGLRPERIRELARTGYRLAGQLGVQLPPRRSFGQRAG
- a CDS encoding metal-dependent transcriptional regulator translates to MNDLVDTTEMYLRTIYDLEEEGVIPLRARIAERLEQSGPTVSQTVSRMERDGLLHVAGDRHLELTDKGRSLAVAVMRKHRLAERLLVDVIGLPWEEVHAEACRWEHVMSEDVERRLVQVLDNPTTSPFGNPIPGLSELGVGDDLTDETANLVRLTELPAGMPVAVVVRQLTEHVQGDVDLIARLKDAGVVPNARVTVEVNDHGGVMIVIPGHEQVELPHEMAHAVKVEKV